From the Rhodoferax sp. WC2427 genome, one window contains:
- a CDS encoding MBOAT family O-acyltransferase codes for MAFTSLTFIAFVAAVVLLFNATNQPVVRSTVLLGANGVFIWYYIDSAIQLLPLAAFLLVCYGMIEVVRRSRSAPSLWCGLAVAVTAFIYLKKFGFLDASWLLPFPYLIIGLSYVLFRVLHLMVDAKQGELARPISLLNFLNYTCNFLTFVAGPIQRYQDYMRFKDQALVLDEARVFQAFARVILGFVKVGVVSAIFKYLFDSLSERVLDTAAAPAWPMFCALFVGAAVCYTVYLYSNFAGYMDIVIGVGELMGMQLPENFNRPFLARSFLDFWSRWHMTLSDWFKTYVFNPLLTVLATRFTSPKAGPYLGVVAFFVTFLIMGVWHGTTSVFVVYGLLMGAGASINKLWQVMIVKRLGKKAYKALAEKALSIYFSRGLTLAYFALALTCLWVDMPQLLALLQRLGVVGCLVSYLVLAVLAGGMFYVWDMLMGRIAPLRMRWTQASSGVLARNVVLALQILLIATVASFFHKAPEFVYRAF; via the coding sequence GTGGCATTTACTTCCCTGACCTTTATTGCTTTTGTCGCAGCCGTCGTGCTGCTTTTTAATGCGACGAACCAACCCGTTGTTCGCAGCACGGTTTTGCTGGGTGCCAATGGCGTTTTCATCTGGTACTACATCGATAGCGCCATCCAGCTCCTACCTCTGGCGGCATTTTTGCTGGTGTGCTACGGGATGATTGAGGTGGTGCGGCGCAGCCGTTCTGCGCCCAGCCTGTGGTGTGGCCTGGCCGTTGCCGTCACAGCATTCATCTATCTGAAGAAGTTCGGTTTTCTGGATGCTTCATGGTTGCTGCCTTTTCCCTATCTGATCATTGGCTTGTCTTATGTACTGTTTCGGGTCTTGCACCTCATGGTCGACGCCAAGCAGGGCGAGCTGGCGCGCCCGATTTCGCTGCTGAATTTTTTGAATTACACCTGCAATTTCCTCACCTTTGTGGCGGGGCCTATCCAGCGGTACCAGGACTACATGCGATTCAAGGACCAGGCCTTGGTACTGGACGAAGCCCGGGTGTTCCAGGCCTTTGCCCGGGTCATTTTGGGTTTTGTAAAAGTCGGCGTGGTGTCGGCCATCTTCAAATACCTGTTCGACAGCCTATCTGAGCGCGTACTCGACACTGCGGCAGCCCCGGCGTGGCCCATGTTTTGCGCACTGTTTGTGGGTGCAGCCGTGTGCTACACGGTCTATCTGTACTCCAATTTCGCGGGCTACATGGACATCGTGATTGGTGTCGGAGAACTGATGGGCATGCAACTGCCCGAAAACTTCAACCGGCCGTTTTTGGCGCGCAGCTTTCTCGACTTCTGGTCGCGTTGGCACATGACCTTGTCGGACTGGTTCAAAACCTATGTTTTCAACCCCTTGCTAACGGTGTTGGCGACACGATTCACTTCGCCCAAAGCCGGCCCGTATCTCGGCGTGGTGGCGTTTTTTGTAACCTTTTTGATCATGGGTGTGTGGCACGGCACCACCTCGGTGTTTGTGGTTTACGGCTTGCTGATGGGGGCTGGTGCCAGCATCAACAAGCTTTGGCAAGTGATGATTGTTAAACGCCTGGGCAAGAAGGCCTACAAGGCCCTGGCAGAAAAAGCGTTGTCGATCTACTTTTCGCGCGGGCTCACGCTGGCCTACTTTGCGCTGGCGCTAACCTGCCTGTGGGTTGATATGCCACAGCTTCTGGCCTTGCTTCAGCGTCTGGGCGTAGTGGGCTGCCTGGTGAGCTATCTGGTGCTGGCAGTCCTGGCCGGTGGCATGTTTTATGTGTGGGACATGCTGATGGGGCGCATTGCGCCGTTGCGGATGCGCTGGACCCAAGCTTCCAGCGGTGTGCTCGCGCGCAACGTGGTGCTGGCACTGCAAATACTATTAATTGCGACAGTGGCCTCGTTCTTCCACAAGGCTCCAGAATTTGTTTACCGGGCGTTTTGA
- a CDS encoding GDSL-type esterase/lipase family protein: protein MSKLLPSLLLCAAAVASCGVAVAQSAGAVAPAATPVQDGPTPFPKDFKDWPGKGAIRVFGWMNDNRKAFWQERARKQGSVVFAGDSLVGGWSTLAKDLPGLTVANRGIGSETTRGLLFRFQEDVLDLHPKAIVLLTGSNDLSALQDVQLSRSNLTDILDKAEKQMPGVPVVLCTVPPRNHPQSPVDPRQVVELNKLIASVAQGRKNVVVLDLHALLVDPDGSPHAEYFGADKLHISPLGYQHVRDALLPVLKQFNLG from the coding sequence ATGTCTAAACTCTTACCTTCGCTGCTGCTGTGCGCCGCCGCCGTGGCCTCTTGCGGCGTGGCGGTGGCCCAAAGCGCTGGCGCCGTAGCGCCAGCAGCCACCCCGGTGCAAGACGGTCCCACCCCTTTCCCCAAAGACTTCAAGGACTGGCCAGGCAAGGGCGCCATACGCGTTTTTGGCTGGATGAACGACAACCGCAAGGCCTTCTGGCAAGAGCGTGCGCGCAAGCAGGGCAGTGTGGTGTTTGCGGGCGACTCGCTGGTGGGGGGCTGGAGCACTTTGGCCAAAGACCTGCCCGGTCTAACGGTGGCGAACCGGGGCATTGGCAGCGAAACCACGCGCGGTTTGCTGTTTCGCTTCCAGGAAGATGTGCTGGACCTGCACCCCAAAGCCATCGTGCTGTTGACCGGGTCTAACGACCTGAGTGCATTGCAGGATGTGCAGCTAAGCCGTAGCAACCTCACCGACATACTTGATAAAGCCGAGAAGCAAATGCCCGGCGTCCCTGTCGTGCTGTGTACGGTACCGCCACGTAACCATCCACAGTCTCCGGTAGACCCACGCCAGGTAGTCGAACTCAACAAGCTCATCGCGTCCGTCGCCCAAGGCCGCAAGAATGTGGTGGTACTAGACTTGCATGCCTTGCTGGTCGACCCGGACGGCTCACCCCACGCCGAATACTTTGGTGCAGACAAGTTGCACATCTCTCCCCTGGGTTACCAGCATGTGCGTGACGCGCTATTGCCGGTACTAAAACAGTTCAATCTAGGCTGA
- a CDS encoding acyl carrier protein, translating to MELESIYAKLTAIFHDVFDDESIKVTPELTADDVDEWDSLAHIRLVLAIEKKFGLKFSAAEVGRLKNVGEFVALIQSKAQ from the coding sequence ATGGAACTCGAATCAATTTACGCAAAGCTCACCGCTATTTTTCACGATGTGTTCGACGATGAAAGCATCAAAGTCACGCCCGAGCTCACCGCCGATGATGTCGACGAATGGGACAGCCTGGCCCACATTCGGCTGGTTTTAGCCATCGAGAAAAAATTCGGCCTGAAGTTCTCGGCCGCCGAAGTGGGCCGCCTCAAGAACGTCGGTGAATTTGTAGCTTTGATCCAATCCAAGGCGCAATGA
- a CDS encoding polysaccharide pyruvyl transferase family protein — protein MLKKIFHRTYQNLREWNNVRSMLNEHNSLIIKSKNIKFSNDLKKLLILPCDPWSLDGSKGDEAMIQGMVENLRHANNNLKIAIIVATPEARTRAHKLGFEAISAWNCKLTEAISLIKEFSPDAMFVLGADVMDGYYSPRTTARLLLLANLVANRGTRVAFTGYSFNANPSPLLKRVFSSISSAVSLNARDPISLKRFKVFSTATIDLVADAAFLLTPDVTTPKVKEIADWADQRRAAGDIVLGFNLHPTLIRNPTEQDARNLIQSAITAIASVSKAQAVSFLLISHDYRTRDNDDKCLKPIADNLSGELGVKLLYPTDRFSAAELKAIAGTTDGVVSGRMHLAIATLGMQKPIAAITYQDKFQGLLQHFDYPKEFLLPASEALEAKNLQELIENFLNQIKPLTQIVIRNLPTVKILSKKNVDKLLGN, from the coding sequence ATGCTTAAAAAAATCTTTCATCGCACATATCAAAATCTCCGCGAATGGAACAATGTGAGATCAATGCTCAACGAGCATAATTCTCTTATAATAAAATCAAAAAATATAAAGTTTTCCAACGATTTAAAAAAACTATTGATTTTGCCTTGCGACCCATGGAGTCTCGATGGATCAAAAGGGGATGAAGCGATGATTCAAGGCATGGTCGAGAACCTGCGCCATGCAAATAATAATTTAAAAATCGCAATAATCGTTGCTACACCTGAAGCTAGAACCAGGGCTCATAAACTTGGTTTCGAAGCCATTTCAGCTTGGAATTGCAAATTAACTGAAGCCATATCATTAATTAAAGAATTTTCACCAGATGCAATGTTTGTATTAGGTGCAGACGTAATGGATGGCTACTATAGCCCCAGAACAACCGCTCGCTTGTTGTTATTGGCAAACTTAGTTGCAAATCGAGGAACACGAGTCGCGTTTACTGGCTACAGTTTCAATGCAAATCCTAGCCCATTGCTAAAAAGAGTTTTTTCTTCCATTTCATCTGCCGTATCACTCAATGCTCGTGATCCAATTTCACTCAAACGGTTCAAAGTATTTAGCACTGCAACTATAGATTTAGTTGCCGATGCTGCATTTTTACTTACCCCCGACGTAACGACACCCAAAGTAAAAGAGATTGCGGATTGGGCGGATCAACGTCGCGCTGCAGGGGATATTGTTTTGGGATTTAACCTTCACCCGACACTTATCCGAAATCCAACCGAACAAGATGCACGGAATCTTATTCAGAGCGCCATCACCGCAATTGCATCGGTATCAAAAGCGCAGGCGGTGTCTTTTTTGTTAATTTCCCATGACTACCGGACTCGGGACAATGATGACAAATGCCTTAAGCCTATCGCGGACAATTTAAGCGGAGAATTAGGTGTAAAGTTACTATACCCAACAGATCGTTTCTCTGCTGCAGAGCTCAAGGCGATCGCAGGCACCACGGATGGCGTTGTGTCAGGTCGCATGCACTTAGCAATTGCCACGCTGGGCATGCAAAAACCCATAGCTGCAATCACATACCAAGATAAATTTCAAGGTCTTCTTCAGCATTTTGATTACCCAAAGGAGTTTTTACTCCCTGCATCGGAAGCATTAGAGGCAAAAAATCTTCAAGAATTAATTGAGAATTTTTTGAATCAAATAAAACCATTGACTCAAATAGTCATACGTAACTTGCCCACCGTAAAAATATTATCAAAAAAGAATGTTGATAAATTACTAGGAAATTAA
- a CDS encoding glycosyltransferase — protein MTTTEWQGIKVMDLKIAQQGLLGRPRFDLTSGYVTQQVAQHVDLAGYDLLVNRYVKPALKLALPPGVPLLVDFDDAVYEPPWRALSGLKSWVGVGLRLLNDRVIVRIRLKATAWRQAHYFYCRDAERNVFAGLPGSVLPNLPPPAYRAGPPDFVPPKAPALMFVGLLDYMPNHDAVDWFLQAIWPLVLRQVPQARFLIVGSGEESRLARWRSAPQVETLGFVDSLADAYAQATACVVPMRSGAGTNIKALEPYLYGRMVIATPLVVEGHRP, from the coding sequence TTGACCACCACCGAATGGCAGGGCATCAAGGTGATGGACCTGAAAATAGCGCAGCAGGGCCTGTTGGGTCGGCCCCGCTTTGATCTGACCTCGGGCTACGTTACCCAGCAAGTGGCCCAGCATGTGGATCTGGCGGGGTACGACCTGCTGGTGAATCGCTACGTTAAACCCGCCCTGAAGCTGGCCTTGCCGCCCGGTGTGCCCTTGCTGGTGGACTTTGATGACGCAGTTTACGAGCCGCCATGGCGCGCCCTGAGCGGCCTGAAAAGCTGGGTGGGTGTGGGCTTACGCTTGCTGAATGACCGCGTCATTGTGCGCATCCGCCTGAAGGCCACGGCCTGGCGCCAAGCCCACTACTTTTATTGCCGCGATGCCGAGCGCAATGTGTTTGCGGGCCTGCCAGGTTCGGTGCTGCCTAACCTGCCGCCCCCGGCCTATCGCGCTGGCCCGCCCGACTTTGTGCCCCCTAAGGCCCCCGCGCTCATGTTTGTGGGCCTGCTGGACTACATGCCCAACCACGATGCGGTGGACTGGTTTCTCCAGGCCATCTGGCCGCTGGTGTTGCGGCAGGTGCCGCAGGCCCGGTTCCTAATTGTGGGCAGCGGTGAAGAAAGCCGCCTGGCCCGCTGGCGCAGTGCGCCCCAGGTCGAAACACTGGGCTTTGTGGACTCGCTGGCCGACGCCTACGCCCAGGCTACCGCCTGCGTGGTGCCCATGCGCTCGGGTGCGGGCACCAACATCAAGGCGCTGGAGCCTTACCTCTATGGCCGCATGGTGATTGCGACCCCTTTGGTGGTCGAGGGCCACCGCCCCTAG
- a CDS encoding PEP-CTERM sorting domain-containing protein (PEP-CTERM proteins occur, often in large numbers, in the proteomes of bacteria that also encode an exosortase, a predicted intramembrane cysteine proteinase. The presence of a PEP-CTERM domain at a protein's C-terminus predicts cleavage within the sorting domain, followed by covalent anchoring to some some component of the (usually Gram-negative) cell surface. Many PEP-CTERM proteins exhibit an unusual sequence composition that includes large numbers of potential glycosylation sites. Expression of one such protein has been shown restore the ability of a bacterium to form floc, a type of biofilm.) has protein sequence MAVNAHAAPVLHIDAGQLMGAMGVAVNGVQYNVQFQDGTCASLFSGCDAYADFPFQTRHDAVAASQALLAGVFIDTAQGQFASNPALTNGCGDAQFCQVFTPYPFTPEGFLSFAIALNFDAASQMPDAIEVLVTNRPFGDTTDITGYTYAVWSLVSASEVPEPSTVWLVGAMLLLAAGRRAGKNIWIDIKSPLN, from the coding sequence ATGGCGGTCAACGCCCATGCGGCCCCTGTTTTGCACATCGACGCTGGCCAGCTCATGGGGGCCATGGGCGTGGCGGTCAACGGCGTGCAATACAACGTGCAGTTCCAGGACGGGACCTGCGCATCGCTGTTCAGCGGGTGCGATGCCTACGCAGACTTTCCGTTCCAAACCCGACACGATGCAGTGGCCGCCAGCCAAGCCCTGCTGGCCGGGGTGTTCATCGATACGGCACAGGGCCAGTTTGCCTCCAACCCTGCCCTGACCAACGGCTGCGGCGATGCCCAGTTCTGCCAGGTGTTTACGCCGTATCCGTTCACGCCAGAGGGCTTTCTATCGTTTGCCATAGCGCTGAATTTTGATGCAGCGTCGCAAATGCCAGATGCGATTGAGGTCCTAGTGACCAACCGGCCCTTTGGCGATACCACCGATATCACAGGTTACACCTATGCGGTGTGGTCGTTGGTGTCTGCTTCGGAGGTACCGGAGCCTTCTACGGTGTGGCTGGTGGGGGCCATGCTGTTATTGGCTGCCGGACGTAGGGCGGGGAAAAATATATGGATTGATATTAAATCGCCGCTGAACTGA
- a CDS encoding HAD-IIIC family phosphatase: MSNQLYSQLGWLQAAPEDFSTQCRQLLAEPAHLGLRLQHLANHALDENQLNRLAKVVQKARDGGLSMAPLVPFRIGILSNATSHFIVPALVATAARHGIALECIEADFDQVMQEALSPDSTINQAQCDAVLVAVDYRGLPLNAALGDTQAAQNAVQAALGHMAMIRNGLRANSKAICILQTLPRPVESSFGSFDMVLPGTPRQLIDEVNRGIAQSVAGTEDLLLDVAHLAETVGLADWHDATLWNMAKMPFSSEFLPLYADHVCRLVAALRGKSRKCLILDLDNTVWGGVIGDDGLDGIVIGQGDATGEAHLHVQRTALALRDRGVVLAVSSKNTDNIARQPFQKHPEMLLREDHIAVFQANWNDKATNIKAIAEELSLGLDAMVFLDDNPVERGLVRKMLPQVAVPELPDNAALYARTLLAAGYFEAIAFSGEDRKRAEFYQDNARRVTLQKQAGDVDAYLVSLNMQMTLQPFDDTGRARIAQLINKSNQFNLTTRRYTEADVAAAQQDPNAFTLQVRLADAFGDNGMISVLICRRQQADWDIDTWLMSCRVLGRKAETAVLQELITQARAQGIQRLIGRYLPTEKNKLVEDHYAKLGFTLVDKHADGSTVWELHVQDAPLVDLPIAIARLGLAPVSAEVAKA; encoded by the coding sequence ATGAGCAACCAACTTTATTCCCAGCTGGGCTGGCTGCAAGCTGCACCAGAAGACTTTTCCACCCAGTGCCGCCAACTGCTGGCCGAACCTGCCCACCTCGGCTTGCGCCTGCAGCACCTGGCCAACCACGCGCTGGACGAAAACCAACTGAACCGCCTGGCCAAAGTGGTCCAAAAGGCCCGTGACGGTGGCCTGTCCATGGCGCCGCTGGTGCCGTTTCGCATCGGTATCTTGAGCAACGCCACCTCGCACTTCATCGTGCCCGCGCTGGTGGCTACCGCCGCCCGCCACGGCATCGCGCTGGAATGCATCGAAGCCGACTTCGACCAGGTCATGCAAGAAGCCTTGTCGCCCGACTCCACCATCAACCAAGCCCAATGCGATGCCGTACTGGTGGCCGTGGACTACCGGGGCCTGCCCCTGAATGCCGCGCTGGGTGATACCCAGGCTGCCCAAAACGCCGTGCAAGCCGCCCTGGGCCACATGGCCATGATCCGCAACGGCCTGCGCGCCAATAGCAAGGCCATCTGCATCCTGCAAACCCTGCCGCGCCCGGTAGAGTCATCGTTTGGCAGCTTTGACATGGTGCTGCCCGGTACTCCGCGCCAGCTGATCGACGAGGTGAACCGCGGCATCGCCCAAAGCGTGGCAGGTACCGAAGACCTGCTGCTCGACGTAGCCCACCTGGCCGAAACCGTGGGTCTGGCCGACTGGCACGACGCCACGCTGTGGAACATGGCCAAAATGCCCTTTTCCAGCGAATTCTTGCCGCTGTATGCCGACCATGTTTGCCGCCTGGTGGCCGCCTTGCGCGGCAAAAGCCGCAAGTGCCTGATCCTGGACCTGGACAACACCGTCTGGGGCGGCGTGATTGGCGACGACGGCCTGGACGGCATCGTCATCGGCCAGGGCGATGCCACCGGCGAGGCGCACCTGCACGTGCAGCGCACCGCCTTGGCTCTGCGCGACCGTGGCGTGGTGCTGGCGGTATCGTCCAAAAACACCGACAACATCGCCCGCCAGCCCTTCCAGAAGCACCCCGAAATGCTGCTGCGCGAAGACCACATCGCCGTCTTCCAGGCCAACTGGAACGACAAGGCCACCAACATCAAAGCCATCGCTGAAGAACTGTCTTTGGGCTTGGACGCCATGGTGTTCCTGGACGACAACCCCGTAGAGCGCGGCCTGGTGCGCAAAATGCTGCCCCAGGTGGCCGTGCCCGAGCTGCCCGACAACGCCGCGCTATACGCCCGCACGCTGCTGGCCGCGGGCTACTTTGAGGCCATCGCCTTCTCGGGTGAAGACCGCAAACGCGCCGAGTTCTACCAGGACAACGCCCGCCGCGTCACCCTGCAAAAGCAGGCAGGCGACGTCGATGCCTACCTGGTGTCGCTCAACATGCAGATGACCCTGCAACCGTTTGACGACACCGGCCGCGCCCGCATCGCCCAGCTCATCAACAAATCCAACCAGTTCAACCTCACCACCCGCCGCTACACCGAAGCCGACGTGGCCGCCGCGCAGCAAGACCCCAACGCCTTTACCCTGCAAGTGCGACTGGCCGATGCCTTTGGCGACAACGGCATGATCAGCGTGCTGATCTGCCGCCGCCAGCAGGCCGACTGGGACATCGACACCTGGCTCATGAGCTGCCGCGTACTGGGCCGCAAGGCCGAAACCGCCGTGCTGCAAGAACTCATCACCCAGGCCCGCGCGCAGGGCATTCAACGCCTCATAGGCCGCTACCTGCCCACCGAGAAAAATAAGCTGGTCGAAGACCACTACGCCAAACTCGGCTTCACCCTGGTGGACAAACACGCAGACGGCAGCACCGTGTGGGAACTGCACGTGCAAGACGCACCGCTGGTAGACCTGCCTATTGCCATCGCGCGCCTCGGCCTCGCGCCAGTGTCGGCTGAAGTAGCGAAGGCTTGA
- a CDS encoding MaoC/PaaZ C-terminal domain-containing protein, which produces MTRQPQALALPLGELTEGLRAVVDFTISAPQMQQFAELSGDYNPLHTDAEFARGKGFEGAVVYGALMVAKVSQLIGMQLPGRNSVWASVALEFRKPLYVDQPAQAEGIVEEVSDSTGMVVLKLTVRAAGKVLAKGRAEVIVGRT; this is translated from the coding sequence ATGACCCGCCAGCCACAGGCGCTGGCTCTGCCATTGGGGGAGCTGACCGAGGGCCTGCGGGCCGTGGTCGATTTCACCATCAGCGCCCCGCAAATGCAGCAGTTTGCCGAGTTGTCGGGCGACTACAACCCCCTGCACACCGATGCCGAGTTTGCGCGTGGCAAAGGCTTTGAAGGTGCAGTGGTGTATGGGGCCCTGATGGTGGCCAAGGTGTCGCAGCTCATAGGTATGCAACTGCCAGGACGCAACAGCGTCTGGGCCAGCGTGGCGCTGGAGTTTCGCAAACCCCTCTATGTGGACCAGCCTGCACAGGCCGAGGGCATTGTCGAAGAAGTCTCGGACTCCACCGGCATGGTCGTTTTGAAATTAACCGTGCGTGCGGCTGGCAAAGTGCTGGCCAAGGGCAGGGCGGAGGTCATCGTTGGACGCACATAA
- a CDS encoding SDR family NAD(P)-dependent oxidoreductase translates to MDAHKIDAQKWFLVSGGSGGIGAAVCDSLAAHGYTPLVGYHRNAAAAQVVAQRCGGQALALDLSSDASIQAAVAQLETLPELAGVVLAGSPPLSLLPFGKISADEMQQQWQVNVLGPQRLLAELVRRCFRKHKKGAVVGVLTQAMGNGTNGIEGASSGMGAYVIAKHGMAGMLAMLAADYAWLRVRAVKPGYTETPMLDAFDERFLATQREKAPFQTPAQVASLIVEEAIGA, encoded by the coding sequence TTGGACGCACATAAGATAGATGCACAGAAGTGGTTTCTGGTTTCGGGTGGTTCTGGCGGCATAGGCGCTGCCGTCTGCGATTCGCTCGCCGCCCACGGCTACACGCCCTTGGTGGGCTACCACCGTAACGCTGCCGCAGCCCAAGTCGTGGCACAGCGCTGTGGCGGCCAGGCTCTGGCGCTGGACTTGTCAAGTGACGCCTCCATCCAGGCGGCAGTTGCCCAACTGGAAACCCTGCCGGAGCTGGCAGGCGTGGTGCTGGCAGGCTCCCCCCCGCTTTCGCTCTTACCCTTTGGCAAGATCAGTGCCGACGAAATGCAGCAGCAGTGGCAAGTCAATGTGCTGGGCCCACAGCGCCTGTTGGCCGAACTTGTTCGCCGTTGCTTTCGCAAGCACAAAAAGGGTGCCGTTGTGGGCGTGTTGACCCAGGCCATGGGTAACGGCACAAACGGCATAGAGGGTGCTTCATCTGGCATGGGTGCTTACGTCATTGCCAAGCACGGCATGGCGGGCATGCTGGCCATGCTGGCCGCAGACTATGCTTGGCTGCGGGTGCGGGCTGTGAAGCCCGGCTACACAGAAACCCCCATGCTCGACGCATTTGACGAACGCTTTCTGGCCACCCAGCGCGAGAAAGCACCATTCCAGACGCCTGCACAGGTGGCGTCGCTCATTGTTGAGGAGGCCATTGGCGCATGA
- a CDS encoding lipopolysaccharide biosynthesis protein, with translation MKSSLHSKVKNGVLWSAIQHWSMRLSGLFLFIFMARLLTPTQLGLYAAATVVLAFIGMLSEQGLTEAVVQTSEISSKQLNCVFWLNVGLSIVMVVTLWFASPLIAAWLKLPELIDILRVSSIGIPITATTFGQVAMCKREFKYKFLAQVSLFSTLMAGIISLVMALNGFGVWSLVAQSLIFVIVMTLLLYRKPQWHLTKGLDFNGTKSLMTYGGHKLLSNILEFANTRYVEIFLAASVGPVGLAIYTVGSRVHQALMQTLSSAILDVAHNGFSRIAHDRTALINAYYKSVTLTATLAVPIFCLVGAAAPEFAVTLFGGKWAGSAEVMRFMSTLGVIQVIQFYNVTLYNSMGFPKIGMLLVAAKLFFTLIGFWFTRNSGLTSILIAFTFCQLLITPINFYLARRIVGISLRKLSSEIWPFFASSFCMMALVLLTSNLMDNISINMIIKSTILTSVGLISYVLISNTLKPLALKNILDKIRKQ, from the coding sequence ATGAAATCTTCTTTGCACTCCAAAGTCAAAAATGGAGTACTTTGGTCTGCCATTCAACATTGGAGCATGCGGTTAAGCGGTCTTTTTCTTTTTATTTTTATGGCGCGTTTATTGACGCCAACCCAACTAGGTCTATACGCAGCAGCAACGGTTGTTTTGGCTTTCATTGGGATGCTAAGTGAGCAAGGACTCACCGAGGCCGTCGTACAAACAAGCGAAATATCATCCAAACAACTCAATTGTGTTTTTTGGCTAAACGTAGGTCTTTCTATCGTAATGGTAGTTACACTTTGGTTTGCATCCCCCTTAATCGCAGCTTGGTTAAAATTACCGGAACTGATTGACATACTTAGAGTATCCTCTATCGGCATCCCAATCACAGCGACAACATTTGGCCAAGTTGCAATGTGCAAACGAGAATTTAAATATAAATTTCTCGCGCAAGTTTCATTATTTTCAACATTGATGGCCGGCATCATCTCGTTAGTTATGGCATTAAATGGTTTTGGGGTTTGGAGTTTGGTAGCACAAAGCTTGATTTTTGTGATTGTCATGACCCTTTTATTATATAGAAAACCACAATGGCACCTTACGAAAGGATTAGATTTCAATGGAACCAAATCTTTAATGACTTATGGTGGCCATAAGTTACTCTCTAATATTCTAGAGTTTGCAAACACACGATATGTAGAAATATTTTTAGCTGCAAGTGTGGGCCCCGTTGGTTTGGCGATCTATACAGTCGGATCGCGGGTGCATCAGGCTCTTATGCAAACTTTGAGTTCTGCCATTCTCGATGTGGCACACAATGGATTTTCAAGAATCGCTCACGATCGCACCGCATTGATTAACGCATATTATAAAAGCGTAACACTGACAGCGACCCTTGCAGTTCCCATATTTTGCCTAGTCGGGGCGGCAGCTCCAGAATTTGCAGTTACTTTATTTGGGGGAAAATGGGCCGGAAGTGCTGAAGTAATGCGATTTATGTCAACACTTGGTGTAATTCAAGTAATTCAATTTTACAACGTGACCCTCTATAATTCAATGGGTTTTCCGAAAATAGGAATGCTACTGGTTGCAGCGAAGTTGTTTTTCACTTTAATAGGATTTTGGTTTACTAGAAATTCTGGACTTACCAGTATTTTGATTGCGTTTACATTTTGTCAACTACTAATAACACCAATAAATTTCTACCTTGCACGTCGCATTGTCGGCATTTCCTTAAGAAAATTATCATCAGAAATTTGGCCCTTCTTTGCATCAAGTTTCTGCATGATGGCATTGGTACTATTAACATCTAATTTGATGGATAACATATCAATAAATATGATAATAAAATCAACTATTTTAACAAGCGTAGGCCTTATATCATACGTATTAATATCCAATACACTCAAACCATTGGCGTTAAAAAATATTCTGGACAAGATCCGGAAACAATAA